In one window of Bacillus sp. (in: firmicutes) DNA:
- a CDS encoding NERD domain-containing protein, which produces MIVKKRTVPYQLRALEALERRLPKHHPKRNEVENELFKRREEYEGEKLLDEFLSYIDLYLRSYYIYHDVRLKIDDLLIQLDALVMTPSFFLIIKKIHYCGTLYFDEFEQLIQTVNGKEKGLPNPIFEADWLCRKLKLWFAQYDVEHIPIEFLVVNTNERTILKSALEHPLPVVHVHTLPEKVDQLARIYSHPILSEKKLEQLKQQILLHHLPHQPAILPLYNIQPNELITGVYCPECNNFSMERVWGKWICPHCNYSSKTAHEQAIFDYLYLVEPFITNQKCRSFIQCPSIRVTFDLLSNMPLERKGGSKHRKYYLRVE; this is translated from the coding sequence TTGATTGTCAAAAAACGAACGGTACCTTATCAGTTGCGAGCATTAGAAGCACTTGAACGAAGGCTTCCAAAGCATCATCCGAAAAGAAATGAAGTAGAGAATGAGTTATTCAAAAGAAGGGAGGAGTATGAGGGAGAAAAGTTATTAGATGAATTTCTTTCTTATATAGATTTGTACTTACGATCGTATTACATTTATCATGATGTACGACTAAAAATAGATGACCTGCTTATCCAACTGGATGCGTTGGTCATGACACCTTCATTTTTCCTCATCATAAAAAAAATCCATTATTGCGGAACGCTCTATTTTGATGAGTTTGAACAGCTAATTCAGACGGTGAATGGAAAGGAAAAAGGGTTACCCAATCCGATTTTCGAAGCTGATTGGCTTTGCCGAAAATTGAAATTGTGGTTCGCTCAATATGATGTAGAACATATCCCTATTGAATTCCTTGTTGTCAATACAAATGAAAGAACCATTTTAAAATCTGCCTTAGAACACCCGCTCCCCGTAGTGCATGTCCACACTCTCCCCGAAAAAGTGGACCAGCTTGCTCGCATTTATTCCCACCCTATTTTAAGTGAAAAAAAATTAGAGCAATTAAAACAACAAATATTACTTCACCATTTACCTCACCAACCAGCTATCTTACCGCTTTACAACATCCAACCGAACGAATTAATTACTGGTGTCTATTGCCCTGAGTGTAATAACTTTTCGATGGAGAGAGTCTGGGGTAAGTGGATATGCCCACATTGTAACTATTCATCTAAAACGGCCCATGAACAAGCGATTTTCGATTATTTGTATCTGGTAGAACCTTTTATTACGAATCAAAAATGCCGGTCTTTTATACAATGTCCATCGATTAGAGTCACATTCGATCTTTTATCAAACATGCCGCTGGAAAGAAAAGGAGGGAGTAAACACCGTAAATATTACTTGCGAGTAGAATAA
- a CDS encoding tryptophan-rich sensory protein, whose translation MKKSSILLFIIYVSSFLSSFLTNRRPFWYHQLKKPIFTPTGYTIGFVRSILYCFIALAVSIINDRHRYNSQTKRFFSLCITNFLCNQAFSLLFFRLKLLLFGIINTMLIALTAVDLVKKELGRCQK comes from the coding sequence ATGAAAAAATCGTCTATCCTTTTATTCATCATTTACGTCAGTTCGTTCCTTTCCTCCTTTTTAACCAACCGTCGCCCGTTTTGGTATCACCAGTTAAAAAAGCCGATTTTCACTCCAACCGGCTACACGATTGGCTTTGTTCGGTCCATCCTCTATTGCTTCATTGCTTTAGCCGTTTCCATTATCAATGATCGCCATAGGTATAACTCCCAAACGAAGCGGTTTTTCTCGTTATGTATCACCAATTTTTTATGCAACCAAGCGTTCAGTCTGCTCTTTTTCCGCTTAAAATTGTTGCTATTTGGGATCATTAATACCATGCTTATCGCTTTAACAGCGGTTGACCTTGTAAAAAAAGAGCTCGGCCGCTGTCAAAAATAA
- the kynU gene encoding kynureninase: MPYTIKYAQQLDARDELRSFRDEFYIKKGTIYMDGNSLGLLSKRAEASLLQILDSWKELGIDGWTQGEHPWFYLSERLGDLMAPLVGAKPEEVIVTGSTTLNLHQLVATFYEPQGNRTKIVADELSFPSDIYALQSQLKLKSLNPDEHLVRVKSRDGRTLTEEDIIEAMTDDVALIVLSSVLYRSGQILNMKKITEEAHRRGILIGWDLCHSIGAIPHALDEWDVDFAFWCNYKYLNGGPGCVAGLYVNEKHFGRTPGLAGWFSSDKRKQFDMEHTLTPAPDAGAYQLATPHVLSMAPLLGSLELFHEAGIDRLRKKSLQLTQYMMDLIRYELADFGFSFGNPLDDETRGGHIYLEHSEAARICKALKAQGVIPDFRKPNGIRLAPVALYNSFEDVFRTVQILKAIMTEETYKQYENTRDVVA; this comes from the coding sequence ATGCCATACACGATTAAGTATGCACAGCAACTCGATGCGCGAGATGAGCTGCGTTCGTTTCGGGACGAGTTTTATATAAAAAAAGGAACGATTTACATGGACGGGAATTCTCTCGGACTGCTTTCCAAGCGGGCGGAGGCATCACTTTTACAAATTCTTGATTCGTGGAAAGAGCTTGGGATTGACGGTTGGACACAAGGGGAGCATCCGTGGTTTTACTTGTCTGAACGGCTTGGGGATTTGATGGCACCGCTTGTTGGGGCGAAGCCGGAGGAGGTCATTGTAACCGGGTCGACGACGTTAAATCTTCATCAACTCGTGGCCACGTTTTATGAGCCTCAAGGGAACCGGACGAAAATTGTCGCAGACGAATTAAGTTTTCCATCGGACATTTATGCGTTACAAAGTCAGTTGAAGTTAAAAAGTTTGAATCCGGATGAACATCTCGTCCGCGTGAAAAGTCGCGACGGACGAACGCTCACAGAAGAAGACATAATTGAAGCGATGACCGATGATGTCGCACTTATCGTCTTATCGAGCGTCCTTTATCGAAGCGGGCAAATTTTAAATATGAAAAAAATAACGGAAGAAGCGCATCGTCGTGGGATCCTTATCGGTTGGGATTTGTGCCATTCGATTGGGGCGATTCCGCATGCGCTTGACGAATGGGACGTCGATTTTGCGTTTTGGTGTAACTACAAGTATTTAAACGGCGGTCCAGGATGCGTGGCGGGTCTTTACGTGAATGAGAAGCATTTCGGCCGGACGCCAGGGCTAGCAGGCTGGTTTAGTTCAGATAAAAGGAAGCAGTTTGACATGGAGCATACGCTTACGCCAGCGCCGGATGCTGGAGCTTATCAACTGGCGACTCCGCATGTACTGAGCATGGCACCGCTGCTTGGTTCGTTGGAGCTTTTTCACGAAGCTGGCATCGACCGCCTCCGAAAAAAATCGCTCCAGCTGACGCAATATATGATGGACCTTATCCGCTATGAATTAGCCGATTTTGGCTTTTCGTTCGGCAATCCGTTAGACGACGAGACGCGGGGCGGTCACATCTACTTAGAACATTCGGAAGCTGCGCGTATTTGTAAAGCACTAAAAGCACAAGGCGTGATTCCAGATTTCCGGAAGCCAAACGGCATTCGCCTTGCCCCAGTTGCATTGTACAACTCCTTTGAAGACGTCTTCCGGACGGTGCAAATATTAAAAGCAATTATGACAGAGGAAACATACAAACAATACGAAAATACACGAGATGTGGTGGCATAA
- a CDS encoding sigma-70 family RNA polymerase sigma factor yields the protein MDQERQWIRKIKRKSCRKAANQLISKYYKEIYAYVYKQTMNKELAMDITQEIFLHMLQSIRSFDEKKASFRTWLYKLATYRIIDYYRSKYYKYHHLAEPIEEYEPSRWDDFTLTLEYKEDVERILHLLLQFDSSIQQIFRLKLFSDYTFSEVADILNLPEATVKTKYYSALKKIKNKMRGDDQ from the coding sequence ATGGATCAGGAAAGACAGTGGATCAGAAAAATCAAAAGGAAGTCCTGCCGGAAAGCTGCCAATCAACTGATTTCTAAATACTATAAAGAAATATATGCCTATGTGTATAAGCAAACGATGAATAAAGAATTAGCTATGGACATAACGCAAGAAATCTTTTTACACATGCTTCAATCCATCCGTTCATTTGATGAGAAAAAAGCTTCGTTCAGGACGTGGCTTTATAAACTAGCAACCTATCGAATCATTGATTATTACCGCTCAAAATATTACAAATACCATCACTTAGCAGAACCGATTGAAGAATATGAGCCTTCTCGGTGGGATGATTTTACATTGACGTTGGAATATAAAGAAGATGTCGAGAGAATTTTGCATCTTCTTCTTCAATTCGATTCATCCATCCAACAAATATTCAGACTGAAGCTATTTTCAGATTATACGTTTTCCGAAGTTGCTGACATATTAAACTTACCGGAGGCGACGGTGAAAACGAAGTATTATTCGGCTTTGAAAAAAATCAAAAACAAAATGAGGGGGGATGACCAATGA
- the kynB gene encoding arylformamidase, which translates to MKKNEWIDISQPLHNELAHWPGDTPFSYNLSFTKEQTGSVNIGRMTMSLHSGTHVDAPFHFNDHGEKILDLDVSVFIGPARVIDVSHCEKIDRAALEVFDLEGVTRLLLRTAVPNEPNRFPEKIVPLDADLGPFFYEKGIRLVGVDVPSVDPLDSKDMAAHHSLHQHGVHILENVMLDDVEPGDYELIAVPLPLKEADGSPVRALIKPIR; encoded by the coding sequence ATGAAGAAAAACGAGTGGATTGATATTTCACAACCGCTTCATAACGAGTTAGCCCATTGGCCAGGGGATACGCCTTTTTCGTATAACCTTTCTTTTACGAAAGAACAGACGGGATCGGTAAACATCGGACGGATGACGATGAGCTTGCATTCCGGAACGCATGTCGATGCCCCATTTCATTTTAACGACCATGGAGAAAAAATTCTCGACTTAGATGTAAGCGTTTTTATTGGGCCGGCGCGCGTCATTGATGTGTCGCATTGTGAAAAAATTGACCGTGCTGCGCTTGAAGTGTTCGATTTAGAAGGAGTGACCCGGTTGTTGCTTCGGACGGCTGTTCCGAACGAACCGAACCGCTTTCCGGAAAAAATTGTCCCGCTTGATGCCGACCTTGGTCCATTTTTTTACGAAAAAGGCATTCGCCTCGTAGGTGTCGATGTGCCGTCTGTTGATCCGCTTGATAGTAAAGACATGGCAGCGCATCATTCACTGCATCAACACGGGGTGCACATTTTAGAAAACGTGATGCTCGACGATGTGGAACCGGGAGATTACGAACTTATCGCCGTTCCGCTTCCGTTAAAAGAGGCCGACGGAAGTCCGGTGCGGGCGCTCATCAAACCGATTCGATAG